The Candidatus Saganbacteria bacterium genome includes a region encoding these proteins:
- the argJ gene encoding bifunctional glutamate N-acetyltransferase/amino-acid acetyltransferase ArgJ has protein sequence MKKGKSTKVRINEKFKLIEGGICAPKMFLSAGTACGIKKSNKKDIALIYTPHIASAAAVFTTNKVKAAPILVSQKNIKGGKAHAVIVNSGNANACTGRQGMKDAWEMINQTAAAMKILPSHVLVASTGIIGVPLPTKNISSGIWTVSRMIKRHDPGDAAEAIMTTDTRKKSVAVELVFGKNRRVRIGGIAKGSGMICPDMATMIAVLTTDALIGPKPLQKALKEAVSDSFNMLTVDNDMSTNDCVFILANGQSEKVTTGKKFEQFVSALKYVCCCLAKEIARDGEGATKLITINVTGARSKEDARKTAKSIAGSSLFKCAVFGTDPNFGRILAAAGYSGAGIDPDRIEVDIEGVKLVKNGVPLRFDAQKAVGCLKKDKVIINVDLNQGKYSATAWGCDMTEGYIKINAHYHT, from the coding sequence TCCTTTCCGCAGGAACGGCTTGCGGTATAAAAAAGTCAAATAAAAAAGACATTGCGCTTATCTATACCCCGCACATTGCTTCGGCCGCGGCGGTGTTCACGACAAATAAAGTCAAAGCAGCTCCGATACTTGTTTCTCAAAAAAATATCAAAGGGGGAAAAGCACATGCGGTAATAGTGAACTCCGGCAACGCGAACGCGTGCACGGGCAGGCAGGGAATGAAAGATGCCTGGGAGATGATAAATCAGACCGCCGCGGCGATGAAGATACTACCTTCCCATGTCCTGGTAGCGTCTACCGGAATAATAGGCGTTCCTCTTCCGACGAAGAACATCTCATCCGGTATCTGGACTGTATCAAGGATGATAAAAAGGCATGATCCTGGTGACGCGGCCGAGGCGATCATGACGACAGATACCAGGAAAAAAAGCGTGGCCGTAGAGCTCGTATTCGGAAAGAACAGGAGAGTAAGGATAGGAGGGATCGCGAAAGGCTCCGGAATGATATGCCCTGACATGGCGACGATGATAGCGGTACTGACAACGGACGCGCTCATCGGTCCAAAACCGCTTCAAAAAGCGCTGAAAGAAGCGGTCAGCGATTCTTTCAACATGCTGACCGTTGACAATGATATGAGCACCAACGACTGCGTATTCATTTTAGCCAACGGGCAGAGCGAGAAAGTGACCACGGGTAAAAAGTTCGAGCAATTTGTCAGCGCGTTGAAATATGTCTGCTGCTGCCTTGCAAAAGAGATCGCGCGGGACGGGGAAGGCGCGACAAAACTCATCACGATCAATGTCACGGGAGCACGATCAAAGGAGGACGCGAGAAAGACGGCAAAATCCATTGCGGGTTCCAGCCTTTTTAAATGTGCTGTGTTCGGCACGGACCCGAATTTCGGCAGGATCCTTGCGGCTGCAGGATACTCGGGTGCCGGAATTGATCCCGACAGGATAGAAGTGGACATTGAAGGCGTAAAACTTGTGAAAAATGGCGTGCCGCTCAGGTTTGACGCGCAAAAAGCTGTCGGATGCCTGAAAAAAGATAAAGTCATAATAAATGTGGACCTTAATCAGGGAAAATACAGCGCGACGGCATGGGGCTGCGACATGACGGAAGGTTATATAAAAATAAACGCGCACTATCATACATAG
- the argB gene encoding acetylglutamate kinase, which translates to MFEKLIKRAEVVIEALPYLRKFYGKTIVIKYGGNAMLEKELKAKVVQDVILLRYVGMNPVLIHGGGPEISKELKKKKIETKFLEGLRITDEKTMEVVEKVLTRVNSKIVALLNKGGRIARGISGKKGKIIRARKHVFFRNKQKIDIGFVGDVTKIDAKALRQMITKGAIPVISSIGFDGKGRVYNINADSVAAEIAAALGASKLILLTNVMGVLDKNGRLISQINASRTRRLIKKGVISGGMIPKVKCGLFALKKGVEKVHILDGRVPHAILLELFTDFGIGTMVER; encoded by the coding sequence ATGTTTGAAAAGCTGATCAAAAGGGCCGAGGTCGTAATAGAAGCGCTTCCGTACCTTCGAAAGTTCTACGGGAAGACGATCGTGATAAAATACGGCGGCAACGCGATGCTTGAAAAGGAACTGAAGGCAAAAGTGGTGCAGGACGTCATCCTGCTCAGGTATGTCGGGATGAACCCTGTCCTGATACATGGCGGCGGTCCGGAAATAAGCAAAGAACTGAAGAAAAAAAAGATCGAGACAAAATTCCTCGAAGGGCTGCGCATCACTGACGAAAAGACCATGGAAGTGGTCGAAAAAGTACTCACGAGGGTGAATTCAAAGATCGTCGCTTTACTAAACAAGGGCGGCCGTATAGCAAGAGGCATCTCCGGGAAAAAAGGGAAAATAATCAGGGCAAGAAAGCATGTCTTTTTCAGGAACAAGCAGAAGATAGACATCGGGTTCGTGGGCGACGTCACGAAAATTGACGCAAAGGCCCTGCGGCAGATGATCACAAAAGGGGCGATCCCCGTCATCTCATCGATCGGATTTGACGGAAAAGGCAGGGTCTACAACATAAACGCGGATTCAGTCGCGGCGGAGATAGCCGCGGCTCTCGGAGCCTCAAAGCTTATACTTCTTACGAATGTTATGGGGGTACTTGATAAGAACGGCAGGCTGATATCACAGATAAACGCTTCAAGGACGAGAAGGCTGATAAAAAAGGGTGTCATCTCCGGCGGCATGATACCAAAGGTCAAGTGCGGGCTGTTCGCGCTTAAAAAAGGCGTCGAAAAAGTCCATATCCTTGACGGGCGCGTCCCGCATGCCATTCTTCTGGAACTCTTTACCGATTTCGGTATCGGGACCATGGTGGAAAGATAA
- a CDS encoding FAD-binding oxidoreductase, giving the protein MIIKTDQDTIRPFLEDASGLTGAHTDKVFLAENTGEVSELLKECSSKNITVTVSGGGTGVTGGRLPFEGVVLATDRLNRILDLKPGSIVVQSGVPITEIHKAAGSIGYFYPPDATEWTAFIGGNIATNASGARTFKYGATRKYIKRIKVVLSNGDIIDVERGRLLAKSNILEIRNTKSEIRNKFEIPNYKIPNIKNAAGYYSRKNMDLIDLFIGSEGTLGVIAEAELSLLKKEGFVFACFSFFNRLNDALNFVAEAKKCDALAIEFFDARALDLLRTKYLNMPKAAACVFFEEEITTEKEKDYLERWGNLLEKHNVSLDDVWTSETPEKAQEFKDMRHSVPELVNEIVKKRGFPKLGTDIAVPDRAFAEMFGLYEKTLLSSNIDSLIFGHIGDNHLHVNMLPKDSDEAEKVKDIYISFVRRAISLGGTVSAEHGIGKIKHRFLKEMYGDRGILEMTRVKKSLDPDLILGLGNIFPKELL; this is encoded by the coding sequence ATGATAATCAAGACCGATCAGGACACGATAAGACCATTCCTCGAGGATGCTTCAGGCCTGACCGGAGCGCACACGGATAAAGTATTCCTTGCAGAAAATACCGGAGAAGTTTCCGAATTGTTAAAAGAATGCTCTTCAAAAAATATTACCGTTACTGTCTCCGGCGGGGGCACGGGCGTGACAGGAGGCAGGCTTCCGTTTGAAGGAGTCGTTCTCGCGACGGACAGATTGAACAGAATACTTGACCTTAAGCCTGGCTCGATAGTTGTCCAGTCCGGCGTGCCGATAACGGAAATTCATAAAGCAGCCGGTTCTATCGGATATTTTTACCCTCCGGACGCTACGGAATGGACGGCTTTTATCGGGGGGAATATTGCCACAAACGCTTCGGGAGCGAGGACGTTTAAATACGGGGCGACGAGAAAATATATAAAGAGGATAAAAGTTGTCCTGAGTAATGGAGATATTATCGATGTCGAAAGAGGCAGACTATTAGCAAAGAGTAATATTCTCGAAATCCGAAATACGAAATCCGAAATTCGAAACAAATTCGAAATCCCAAATTATAAAATCCCAAATATAAAAAATGCGGCGGGGTATTATTCCAGGAAGAACATGGACCTGATCGATCTGTTCATCGGAAGCGAAGGCACTCTCGGAGTGATCGCTGAAGCGGAATTAAGTTTGCTGAAAAAAGAGGGGTTTGTTTTCGCCTGTTTTTCATTCTTCAACAGATTGAACGACGCGCTCAACTTTGTGGCCGAAGCGAAAAAATGCGATGCGCTCGCGATAGAATTCTTTGATGCCAGGGCTCTGGACCTCTTGCGGACAAAATATCTTAACATGCCGAAAGCCGCTGCCTGCGTGTTCTTTGAGGAAGAGATCACTACGGAAAAAGAAAAAGATTATCTTGAAAGATGGGGAAACCTGCTGGAAAAACACAATGTATCTTTGGACGACGTCTGGACATCGGAGACTCCCGAAAAAGCGCAGGAGTTCAAGGATATGAGACATTCTGTCCCCGAGCTTGTGAACGAGATCGTAAAGAAAAGAGGCTTTCCGAAACTGGGGACGGATATTGCCGTGCCGGACAGGGCTTTTGCCGAAATGTTCGGTCTTTACGAAAAGACTTTGTTGTCCTCGAATATCGACAGCCTGATATTCGGGCATATCGGGGATAACCACCTTCACGTGAATATGCTTCCTAAAGACAGCGATGAGGCCGAAAAGGTCAAGGACATCTATATTTCTTTTGTGAGGAGAGCAATAAGCCTGGGAGGGACCGTTTCGGCCGAGCACGGGATAGGGAAGATCAAGCACAGGTTCCTGAAAGAGATGTATGGCGACAGAGGGATACTGGAAATGACAAGGGTCAAGAAAAGTCTGGACCCGGATCTTATCTTAGGTTTGGGGAATATCTTTCCGAAGGAACTGCTTTAA
- a CDS encoding RluA family pseudouridine synthase: MREYIVPKEYEHLRLDLFLAKKLPSMSRSFVQKLIKSGQVKVRGKIDRKASRELIHNDTVEVDIPPMKRNESVPEDIPLDIVYEDDQLIVINKPSGMVVHPAHGNRTGTLVNALLHHCKDLSGIGGVERPGIVHRLDKDTSGVMVIAKTDQTHRYLANLFKNRQITKKYLALVHGNVKDDSGTIIASIGRSPSDRKKMAVIEIRNEKDKALNANKPRKCKTRQAITHYQVLKRNKSTTLLELKLETGRTHQIRVHLAHIHHPIVGDKVYGLKKDKAAEMALHSYYLSFVHPVTGELVEFKREKELK; the protein is encoded by the coding sequence ATGCGTGAATATATCGTCCCGAAAGAATACGAACATTTAAGGCTTGATCTTTTTCTCGCGAAAAAGCTCCCGTCGATGAGCAGGTCGTTCGTTCAGAAACTTATAAAAAGCGGTCAGGTGAAGGTCAGGGGGAAGATCGACAGGAAGGCCTCCCGCGAACTTATCCATAACGACACAGTTGAAGTAGATATCCCTCCCATGAAAAGGAATGAATCTGTTCCGGAAGACATCCCTCTGGATATAGTCTATGAGGACGACCAGCTAATCGTGATAAACAAACCTTCCGGGATGGTGGTCCATCCCGCGCACGGCAATAGGACGGGGACCCTTGTTAACGCTTTGCTCCACCACTGCAAAGATCTATCGGGTATAGGTGGCGTAGAACGGCCGGGGATCGTTCACCGACTGGATAAAGACACATCAGGGGTCATGGTCATCGCAAAAACGGATCAAACTCACAGGTATCTTGCGAACCTTTTCAAAAACCGGCAGATCACAAAAAAATATCTCGCGCTGGTACACGGAAATGTTAAAGATGATTCGGGGACTATCATCGCTTCGATAGGCAGAAGCCCGTCCGACAGGAAAAAGATGGCGGTTATCGAGATAAGAAATGAAAAAGACAAGGCATTGAACGCTAATAAACCAAGAAAATGCAAGACAAGGCAGGCGATCACTCATTATCAGGTTCTTAAAAGGAATAAAAGCACTACTTTGCTCGAATTAAAACTTGAGACCGGAAGGACGCACCAGATAAGGGTCCATCTAGCGCACATTCATCATCCGATAGTTGGGGACAAGGTTTATGGTCTTAAGAAGGACAAGGCGGCGGAGATGGCACTTCACAGTTATTATCTAAGCTTTGTGCATCCGGTCACTGGGGAGCTTGTTGAGTTCAAGAGAGAGAAAGAGCTGAAGTAA
- a CDS encoding SUMF1/EgtB/PvdO family nonheme iron enzyme, protein MAIGTVIGRMRVSSLTAGRMTLTPIGRKTHVNLPEMVRVAGGKFSMGSTRFTDAQPLRQVTLRDFAIGKYPVTNGEYLGFLQAMNREIPQLVASTKFALHPVVDVSWNNATEYCKFLMETTGRKFGLLTEAQWEYAAGGTGGRTYPWGNEWDASKAVFNTSGTQPVSTHPEGASWCGAMHMSGNVWEWVQDWYANGYDAKALTNPTGPDSGTYKVLRGGSWYNSDSNRLDAAYRICNLPEFQYYNIGFRLAEDLK, encoded by the coding sequence ATGGCAATAGGAACGGTCATTGGCAGAATGAGAGTATCGAGTTTAACAGCAGGAAGGATGACATTAACGCCGATAGGAAGAAAGACGCATGTAAACCTTCCCGAAATGGTAAGGGTCGCCGGCGGGAAGTTCTCAATGGGCAGCACAAGATTTACTGATGCCCAGCCCCTAAGGCAGGTCACATTAAGGGATTTTGCGATAGGCAAATATCCTGTGACGAACGGTGAATACCTTGGTTTTCTTCAGGCAATGAATAGAGAAATACCTCAACTTGTAGCTAGCACAAAATTTGCGTTACATCCTGTAGTAGATGTTTCATGGAACAACGCAACCGAATACTGCAAATTTCTAATGGAAACAACGGGCAGGAAGTTTGGTTTGCTTACAGAAGCACAGTGGGAATATGCGGCAGGAGGGACAGGAGGAAGAACATATCCGTGGGGAAATGAATGGGACGCGAGCAAAGCCGTATTCAATACATCTGGAACGCAACCTGTTAGCACGCATCCTGAAGGAGCAAGCTGGTGCGGTGCTATGCACATGTCAGGGAATGTATGGGAATGGGTACAGGATTGGTATGCAAATGGATATGACGCAAAAGCTTTAACGAATCCTACAGGGCCGGACAGTGGTACTTATAAGGTGTTGCGCGGCGGTTCCTGGTATAACAGCGATTCTAATAGGCTGGATGCTGCGTACCGGATCTGCAACTTACCGGAGTTTCAGTACTACAATATCGGTTTCCGCCTCGCCGAGGACTTAAAATAA